The Candidatus Desulfofervidus auxilii sequence AGGTCGTATCTGGACAATGGTAGCAGGAGGTGGAGCAAGTGTAGTTTATACAGATACTGTTTCAGACTTGGGATTTGCTCATGAATTGGGAAATTATGGTGAATATAGTGGTAATCCTACAACAGGAGAGACATATGAATATGCCAAAACCATTTTGGATTTAATGACTAGGGAACCTGATAAAGATGGTAGACCAAAAGTACTTATTATTGGTGGTGGAATTGCCAATTTCACTGATGTAGCAAAAACATTTGATGGAATTGTTAAAGCTTTAGAAGATTATGTGGATAAACTAAAGGCTGTTAATGCAAAGATTTATGTGCGAAGAGGTGGACCAAATTATGAAAAAGGATTGGCAAAAATAAAAGAAGCAGGAGAAAGGTTAGGTTTACCTATAGAAGTCTATGGGCCAGAAACCCATATGACAAGGATTGTAAAATTAGCTTTAGAAGAAAATTAGTAAAATGGAGGTTTTAAAATGGGAGAAAAACCAGATTATTTATTATTTGATAAACAAACGCAGGCTATCTTTTATGGCTATCATGCTAATGCTATACAACGTATGTTAGATTTTGATTATATCTGTCGCCGTGAGAAACCTAGTGTAGCTGCTATTGTTGCACCTACAAGGAGCAATGGCTATCATAAATGTTTTTGGGGAAATAAAGAAATTTTAATCCCCATTTACCGCCATTTTGAAGAAGCAGTAGAAAGACATCCAAATGCAGATGTAGTAATTAACTTTTCATCCTATCGTTCTGCCTATCCAACTACTCTTCAAGCCTTAGAAACAGAGACTATTCGTACAATTGCTATTATTGCTGAAGGTATACCAGAAAGGTATGCTAGAGAGATAGCTGCCTTAGCTAAAGAAAAAGGTAAATGGATTATTGGACCAGCTACTGTTGGAGCAATTATGGCAGGTGCCTTTAAGATTGGTAATGCTGCTGGTACACTTGAAAATATTATTCGCTGCAAACTTTATCGACCTGGAAATGTCGCTTTTGTCTCTACCTCAGGAGGTCTTTTTAATGAATTAAACAATATTATTTCTCAAGCAACAAATGGTGTTTATGAAGGTGTAGCTATAGGTGGTGATTTGTATCCTGGTTCTACTTTTATTGACCATTGTCTTCGTTATGAAGCTAATCAAGATGTAAAAATGATTGTAATTTTAGGAGAATTGGGTGGAGTAGATGAATATAAAGTAATTGAAGCTATAAAAGCAGGAAAGATTACTAAACCAGTAGTTGCATGGTGTATTGGCACTTGTTCAAAATTGTTTCCCACTGAAGTGCAATTTGGCCATGCTAAAGCAAGAGCAAGAGGTTTAGAGGAGACAGCAGATGCTAAAAATCAAGCCTTTCGTGAAGCTGGAGCAATTGTGCCTAATTCTTTTGATGAATTAAGAAAGGTTATTAGAGAAACATTTAATAGATTGAAAGAAAAAGGTGTGATTCCAGAGATAGAAGAACCAGAAGTACCTCCTATTCCAGAAGATTTTTCAATTGCTCTAAAACAAGGTAAGGTAAGACGTCCAACAGGATTTATTTGCACTGTTACTGATGATCGTGGAGAAGATGTTCTTTATGCAGGCATA is a genomic window containing:
- a CDS encoding ATP citrate synthase encodes the protein MGEKPDYLLFDKQTQAIFYGYHANAIQRMLDFDYICRREKPSVAAIVAPTRSNGYHKCFWGNKEILIPIYRHFEEAVERHPNADVVINFSSYRSAYPTTLQALETETIRTIAIIAEGIPERYAREIAALAKEKGKWIIGPATVGAIMAGAFKIGNAAGTLENIIRCKLYRPGNVAFVSTSGGLFNELNNIISQATNGVYEGVAIGGDLYPGSTFIDHCLRYEANQDVKMIVILGELGGVDEYKVIEAIKAGKITKPVVAWCIGTCSKLFPTEVQFGHAKARARGLEETADAKNQAFREAGAIVPNSFDELRKVIRETFNRLKEKGVIPEIEEPEVPPIPEDFSIALKQGKVRRPTGFICTVTDDRGEDVLYAGIPLTEIIEKKYSLGEIIGLLWLKTLLPKWASEFIEMCLKIVADHGPCVSGAHNAIVTARAGKDLVSALVSGLLTIGPRFGGAIDGAAYYFRKFYLENKTPRQMVDEMKAAGILIPGIGHRVKSVRNPDKRVELLKNYAKNHFPQTKLLDFALEVEKITTAKRGNLILNVDGCIGVLFVDMLDNCGFSPEEIDEIIEAGTLNAIFVLGRSIGIIGHILDQKRLKERLYRHPWDDVLFAVEFPKVIEEIKEEKVYNLRYAVAK